The Tubulanus polymorphus chromosome 6, tnTubPoly1.2, whole genome shotgun sequence genome includes a region encoding these proteins:
- the LOC141907512 gene encoding uncharacterized protein LOC141907512: MMGATRYFLYACLFLVIWHTQTLKVVATNSFKASISVVSHNDWAITRELKPKFTEDIVVNDLYPEDAKTRKTIEFTAFNREWTIEVQVNPLFVSDDTSFDFRSLKGHVISSEKPPRDCYYIGEVRAGPTEVGEAIVTTCYGKFRAMMITNLNDYMINPPLPITTPREYKKRDIPDADLPSHTEHGQHSTRAKRNFPDFPEDWDIHIGPLPSIKGRKMNTEVTLIVDETFINDYHHAFGGERQDVYDYILNMFAFVQLWYVNPTLGFQNWVTLRKIIFVEDQWSIYLEDGTKYGLLASCEWQKRVFKDSGEWTVAAMISVQDQIWGGIGGLAFPGRGCRANNGGSNCLGVMHQSFQIDTLARALAHELAHSLGVPDDYAPPTSGLCKSGMMGSGLYEDREWSWCTVQRMEQWLHVNGSECVHFENSPRANLPNLPVLPVNVAWRARVKQSSTQFDEEVEFGGWKATDGSLAPIPFQANPDSLIASFTRTKLQKDPWLLVELDDIYKDNYVESVRIYNRVDCCPERLHDFEVRIGNDRNFLSNSLCAKFQGAVPGGKNGMADIQCSQPMRGKYVSIQIPGQQEIISVSEVAVMQYIDIGSVKRHFKCIDQKPICQYTRYTPDACNEYWGKKDCQQTCGHCSRGLPVIPFDSSANEPGTDVGIFPSCVDNSRECWHLLANNRCHEPHIMGRCPRSCAGCAD, from the exons ATGATGGGGGCCACGCGATACTTCTTATACGCGTGTCTGTTTTTGGTAATATGGCATACGCAG ACTCTCAAAGTCGTTGCAACGAACTCGTTCAAGGCTTCAATTTCTGTTGTCAGTCACAATGATT ggGCCATAACAAGAGAATTGA AACCAAAATTCACCGAGGACATCGTCGTCAACGATCTTTATCCAGAAGACGCGAAGACCCGAAAAACGATCGAGTTCACCGCGTTCAACAGAGAATGGACGATCGAAGTTCAAGTGAATCCGCTATTCGTCAGCGACGATACGTCGTTCGACTTCCGGTCGCTAAagggtcacgtgataagcagCGAAAAGCCCCCGAGGGATTGTTACTATATCGGGGAAGTACGGGCCGGGCCGACTGAGGTCGGCGAGGCCATCGTGACCACTTGTTACGGAAAG TTCCGCGCGATGATGATAACCAATCTGAACGACTACATGATAAATCCACCACTGCCAATAACCACGCCGAGGGAATACAAGAAACGAGACATACCAGATGCTGACCTTCCATCCCATACCGAACACGGACAGCACTCCACAC GGGCCAAGAGGAACTTCCCAGACTTCCCCGAGGATTGGGATATTCACATCGGGCCGTTACCTAGTATTAAAGGCAGGAAAATGAACACCGAAGTCACTCTGATTGTCGACGAG acGTTCATAAACGACTATCATCACGCGTTCGGCGGAGAACGACAGGACGTATACGACTACATCTTGAATATGTTTGCTTTC GTGCAACTTTGGTACGTCAATCCCACGTTAGGGTTCCAAAATTGGGTGACGTTGCGTAAGATCATTTTTGTCGAAGATCAGTGGTCGATATACCTAGAGGACGGAACC AAATATGGGCTGTTAGCGTCCTGTGAGTGGCAAAAACGCGTTTTCAAGGACAGTGGTGAATGGACCGTTGCAGCCATGATATCGGT ACAAGACCAAATCTGGGGTGGCATCGGTGGCCTTG CTTTTCCCGGTCGGGGGTGTCGTGCCAACAACGGAGGTAGCAACTGTCTAGGTGTAATGCATCAAAGTTTCCAGATAGATACATTAGCTCGTGCACTGGCGCACGAGCTGGCTCATTC TCTCGGCGTTCCGGATGATTATGCTCCACCCACCTCAGGTCTCTGCAAAAGCG GAATGATGGGTAGCGGTCTATACGAAGATAGAGAATGGTCTTGGTGTACGGTTCAGCGAATGGAGCAATGGCTTCA TGTGAACGGGAGCGAATGCGTCCATTTCGAAAACTCGCCACGAGCCAATCTTCCTAATCTTCCGGTTTTACCAG TGAATGTCGCGTGGAGAGCGAGAGTAAAACAGAGCAGCACGCAGTTCGACGAAGAGGTTGAATTCGGAGGCTGGAAGGCCACAGACGGTAGCTTAGCACCAATACCATTCCAAGCTAACCCAGACT CGCTGATCGCTTCGTTCACTCGCACGAAACTACAAAAGGATCCGTGGTTGCTGGTTGAACTGGACGATATTTACAAAGACAACTACGTCGAATCTGTGAGAATCTATAACCGCGTAGATTGCTGTC CCGAACGTCTCCACGATTTCGAGGTCAGAATAGGAAACGACAGAAATTTCCTCTCGAATTCCCTCTGTGCTAAGTTCCAAGGAG CTGTACCCGGTGGTAAAAACGGGATGGCCGATATCCAATGCAGCCAGCCAATGAGAGGAAAATATGTCAGCATTCAGATACCGGGTCAACAGGAAATCATATCCGTATCTGAAGTGGCTGTGATGCAAT ATATCGACATTGGTTCGGTGAAAAGACATTTTAAATGCATCGATCAGAAGCCTATATGTCAGTATACCAGATACACCCCCGATGCGTGCAACGAATATTGGGGCAAGAAGGATTGTCAACAGACTTGCGGACACTGCAGCCGGGGCCTACCTGTTATACCATTTGATTCGAGCGCGAATGAACCCGGCACCGATGTCGGCATTTTTCCATC GTGCGTAGACAACAGTAGAGAATGCTGGCACCTGTTGGCGAATAATCGTTGTCACGAGCCTCATATTATGGGTAGATGTCCGCGAAGTTGTGCAGGTTGTGCCGACTGA